One part of the Tunicatimonas pelagia genome encodes these proteins:
- a CDS encoding exo-alpha-sialidase, translating into MYLRFLRQTTFATATLLTAWCCTTSLSSESAQESTEANFRVMLETVIQENDEESLSIDFIWTQARAAWVPTDTPYAIMTMSQKLKTGDDVYYDLYQTLSYDSGQTWTVPQEIPSLKLHTIDNNYRRSLSDMTPQWHPKTGRILNIGKSFFYTDDSTPDRSRREVAYAVYDPETQQWGSHQALDIPTQDTSALSIIAPNAGCVQWLMQPNGEILLPIFYYKMSAEQAATTDRTAYDVGNNMNNDELSQMVAVLRCSFDGEKLTFLELGEELQMKQGRGLGEPSLAYLNGTYFLTLRTDQSAYVTRSSDGLHYEELQEWTFDDGSVLGSYNTQQHWATHDDRLFLSYTRRGADNDGVFRHRAPLFIAEVDPQKLVVLRDTEQEIVPNRGVGLGNFGVTKVDGQQIWITTTEYMRGETNVAADNSVFVARLLANQP; encoded by the coding sequence ATGTACCTACGATTTCTTAGACAAACTACTTTTGCTACAGCTACACTACTGACAGCTTGGTGCTGTACTACTTCCCTATCCTCTGAATCTGCTCAAGAAAGCACTGAAGCTAATTTTCGTGTAATGCTGGAAACGGTTATTCAAGAAAACGACGAAGAGAGCCTTTCCATCGACTTTATCTGGACTCAAGCCCGAGCTGCCTGGGTACCAACAGACACCCCTTATGCCATCATGACGATGTCGCAAAAGCTCAAAACCGGTGATGATGTGTACTACGATCTTTACCAAACCCTGAGCTACGATTCGGGGCAGACTTGGACAGTTCCTCAGGAGATTCCTTCGCTTAAACTGCACACCATTGATAACAATTATCGTCGCTCACTTAGCGATATGACGCCACAGTGGCACCCTAAAACAGGGAGAATACTTAATATTGGCAAGTCGTTTTTCTATACCGACGACAGTACCCCCGATCGCTCCCGTCGCGAGGTGGCCTACGCGGTCTACGATCCAGAAACTCAGCAGTGGGGATCACACCAAGCCTTGGATATTCCGACTCAGGATACCAGTGCACTCTCCATTATTGCCCCTAATGCCGGATGCGTGCAGTGGCTCATGCAGCCCAACGGAGAAATCCTGCTACCAATTTTTTATTACAAGATGTCGGCTGAGCAAGCGGCAACCACCGATCGTACTGCTTACGATGTTGGGAATAATATGAACAACGATGAATTGAGCCAGATGGTAGCGGTGCTCCGCTGCTCCTTTGACGGAGAAAAGCTTACTTTCCTCGAACTAGGGGAGGAACTACAGATGAAGCAAGGGCGCGGACTTGGTGAACCTTCACTAGCTTATCTAAACGGGACTTACTTTCTAACCCTTCGTACCGACCAGTCAGCTTATGTTACCCGTAGTTCGGACGGTTTGCACTACGAAGAATTGCAGGAGTGGACCTTTGATGATGGTTCGGTACTCGGTAGTTATAATACCCAGCAGCACTGGGCTACCCATGACGATCGCCTATTTTTATCCTATACCCGTCGCGGAGCAGATAATGATGGAGTGTTTCGTCATCGAGCACCGCTCTTTATTGCTGAAGTTGATCCGCAGAAACTTGTTGTACTACGAGATACCGAACAGGAAATAGTTCCTAACCGAGGGGTAGGCTTAGGCAACTTTGGGGTCACCAAAGTTGATGGGCAACAAATATGGATTACTACAACTGAGTATATGCGTGGCGAAACCAATGTAGCGGCGGATAATAGTGTATTTGTAGCTCGTCTACTAGCAAACCAACCATGA
- a CDS encoding D-2-hydroxyacid dehydrogenase, whose protein sequence is MSVVPMFIQLKLGDSERAFLQQQVNSSTLYFAQDHTAEENQRQFLKSAIAFGNIPVQWLAEASNLRWLQLESVGFGEYQSVETTATITNLRGMFSVAVAETVLAGILSFFRGIPSLERHQNHHHWVGAKLRPYLRTLSGSSVIIVGGGSIGQTLAQSLSCLGATVTVMDKYLSEANLSSPGELDKHLPQADVVISCLPETQETIRFFDRTRIAQFSQQAIFVNVGRGSAVDEPALIEALQQKTLAGCILDVTEQEPLPEDHPLWHCPNTLLTQHTGGGSQEELLNKVKVFLSNLSRFQCDQSLENIVDLNRGY, encoded by the coding sequence ATGAGTGTCGTGCCCATGTTCATACAATTGAAACTAGGCGACTCCGAACGAGCCTTCTTGCAGCAGCAGGTGAATAGTTCGACTTTATATTTTGCCCAAGATCATACCGCCGAGGAGAACCAAAGACAGTTCCTCAAATCTGCTATTGCTTTTGGAAATATTCCTGTCCAATGGCTTGCCGAAGCTTCAAACCTCCGCTGGCTACAATTAGAATCAGTGGGTTTCGGTGAGTATCAGTCAGTAGAGACTACGGCAACTATTACCAACCTAAGAGGCATGTTTTCGGTAGCTGTAGCTGAAACTGTACTAGCCGGCATTTTAAGCTTTTTTAGAGGTATTCCCTCCTTAGAGAGACATCAAAACCACCATCATTGGGTAGGGGCTAAGCTACGTCCTTACCTCCGAACCCTATCCGGCTCATCAGTTATTATTGTGGGGGGTGGGTCAATCGGACAAACGTTAGCGCAGTCGCTCTCCTGCCTAGGAGCTACAGTAACCGTAATGGACAAATACCTCTCCGAAGCTAACCTTTCTTCTCCTGGCGAACTTGACAAGCATCTTCCCCAAGCCGATGTGGTAATTAGTTGTTTGCCCGAAACCCAGGAGACTATTCGCTTTTTTGATCGAACTCGGATAGCCCAATTCTCTCAACAGGCTATCTTTGTAAATGTAGGACGCGGCAGCGCGGTAGATGAGCCCGCCTTGATAGAAGCCCTCCAGCAAAAAACGCTCGCCGGATGTATATTAGATGTAACCGAGCAAGAACCCTTACCCGAAGATCACCCGCTGTGGCACTGCCCGAATACCCTACTGACTCAGCATACAGGAGGAGGAAGTCAGGAAGAACTATTGAACAAAGTGAAGGTATTCTTGAGTAATCTGTCACGATTTCAGTGTGACCAATCCTTAGAAAATATTGTTGATCTAAACCGAGGCTATTGA
- a CDS encoding dihydrodipicolinate synthase family protein, which yields MINPRIEGLVAAPFTPMYPDGSIAYERIPALVEHLATWNVRGLFVCGSTGEGPSLTVAERQKLAEAFVTANRGRLFLFVHVGHNSLTEAKSLARHAQEIGANAISATAPTYFKLNTIDALANSLQLIAEGAPQLPLYYYNIPALTGVSLNMLALLESAQKEIPTLAGIKYTTPLLHEYQACVRFSDNRYQILYGSDEMLLGALACGAKAFIGSTYNFMAPIYHRVIRAFNQKHHEDAQQYQALSVATVRLIFKYGGLPAQKAIMRMIGQDCGPVRLPLTTLTPSTYETLESELQTIGFFNAVKSDSL from the coding sequence ATGATAAATCCCAGAATAGAAGGTTTAGTAGCTGCCCCCTTCACTCCCATGTACCCTGATGGAAGCATTGCCTACGAACGTATCCCTGCGCTCGTAGAACATCTCGCCACCTGGAATGTGCGGGGCTTATTCGTATGCGGTAGTACGGGTGAGGGGCCTTCGCTCACTGTCGCTGAACGCCAAAAACTAGCGGAAGCGTTTGTAACTGCTAACCGAGGGCGTCTTTTCCTATTCGTTCACGTTGGTCATAATAGCCTCACCGAGGCAAAGAGCCTAGCACGGCACGCCCAAGAAATTGGGGCAAATGCTATTTCAGCTACGGCTCCCACTTACTTCAAGCTGAATACAATTGATGCGTTGGCTAACAGTCTACAATTGATTGCTGAAGGAGCTCCCCAGTTACCATTATATTATTACAATATTCCGGCACTTACTGGCGTATCGCTCAACATGTTGGCTTTACTAGAGTCCGCTCAGAAGGAGATTCCAACCTTAGCAGGAATCAAATATACTACTCCCCTACTGCACGAGTACCAGGCCTGTGTACGATTTTCTGATAATCGCTACCAAATCCTTTATGGTTCGGACGAAATGCTACTGGGGGCACTAGCTTGCGGAGCAAAGGCCTTTATTGGCAGCACGTACAATTTTATGGCTCCAATCTACCACCGAGTGATCCGAGCTTTTAATCAAAAACACCACGAAGACGCTCAGCAGTACCAAGCACTGTCAGTCGCTACCGTGCGTCTAATCTTCAAATACGGTGGCTTACCCGCTCAAAAAGCCATTATGCGGATGATTGGTCAGGACTGTGGTCCAGTGCGCTTGCCCTTGACTACGCTAACCCCTTCTACCTACGAAACGTTGGAGAGCGAGTTACAAACCATTGGCTTTTTCAATGCAGTTAAATCTGATTCTTTATGA